A single Lolium perenne isolate Kyuss_39 chromosome 6, Kyuss_2.0, whole genome shotgun sequence DNA region contains:
- the LOC127307356 gene encoding uncharacterized protein isoform X3, protein MINASNFAGCYHPAREGVSAMEFDKKGVYLASVTLSGCLTVHDFETLYCSLYGPSCSLPDDSSNYVLHISNQLPLCAVRWNPGNQDEIVCSSSQSDKVSLFDIGYVSSVPTEVLQKGKTKFHALCSESRKGLTDLAFTSDDKSRLFASGLDGAVYMWDRRLSKTHCIELTALPESQFTSVKLNMDNRTVFGATRNGTIHAWDTRGGRASTAFQSHNEVQPLSSVKISTLLGKIASLKEQSNIVSSEILSIDFNPSCSYQLAFHLDDGWSGVLNVNTLSVSHLHCPPPSWLEGVDSVLHKRKATWLSTSSIYAVGSSSNNGMYVLDFHPHTSSACHVDYNEETKGFEENQPAENKFIPLSEGVLSCAVHPLSHNIIAGTEFSSLLMVSQKHEIIRDPE, encoded by the exons ATGATTAATGCTTCAAATTTTGCTGGGTGTTACCATCCAGCGAG GGAGGGAGTTTCAGCAATGGAATTTGATAAAAAG GGAGTATATCTTGCATCAGTGACACTCTCAGGGTGTTTAACAGTACATGACTTTGAGACTCTATACTGCTCCTTGTAtggcccatcatgta GTTTGCCAGATGACTCATCAAACTATGTGCTCCATATATCAAACCAATTGCCCCTGTGTGCTGTCAGATGGAATCCAGGAAATCAAGATGAG ATTGTTTGCTCATCTAGCCAAAGTGACAAAGTTTCACTATTTGATATCGGTTATGTCTCTTCTGTTCCTACTGAA GTTCTACAGAAAGGGAAGACCAAATTTCACGCTCTCTGCTCTGAATCCCGGAAGGGTTTGACTGATCTAGCTTTCACGTCAGATGATAAGTCACG GCTATTTGCATCTGGGCTTGATGGTGCAGTCTACATGTGGGATAGGCGGCTAAGTAAGACACACTGTATTGAGCTTACAGCACTCCCCGAATCTCAGTTTACCAGTGTCAAGCTAAATATGGATAATCGG ACAGTGTTTGGTGCAACTAGAAATGGCACTATTCATGCTTGGGATACCCGTGGAGGGAGAGCTTCCACTGCTTTTCAAAGCCATAATGAG GTTCAACCATTATCATCAGTGAAGATATCAACGTTGTTGGGCAAAATTGCATCGCTGAAG gaacaatcaaaCATTGTTTCAAGTGAAATTCTATCTATAGATTTTAACCCTAGTTGCTCATACCAGTTGGCCTTCCATCTTGATGATGGCTG GTCTGGAGTCCTCAATGTTAACACTCTCAGTGTGAGCCATCTGCACTGCCCTCCTCCTTCTTGGTT GGAGGGTGTGGACTCTGTGTTGCATAAGCGGAAAGCGACCTGGCTGTCAACATCTTCA ATTTATGCAGTTGGATCTTCCTCCAATAATGGAATGTATGTACTTGATTTTCATCCACATACAAGCTCTGCATGTCATGTGGACTACAA TGAGGAAACAAAAGGCTTCGAAGAAAACCAACCTGCAGAAAACAAGTTTATTCCTTTATCTGAAGGCGTGCTTTCATGTGCAGTCCATCCACTCAGTCATAACATAATTGCTGGAACTGAG TTCTCGTCATTGCTTATGGTATCACAAAAGCATGAGATCATCAGAGATCCAGAGTAG
- the LOC127307356 gene encoding uncharacterized protein isoform X1 produces MDKFLVAAPPCAGEDPEAPPPPPRRWHRWSRIAVELDGRIDARFRHRELRRLLDSYSETRTFEHKYYTHGEQRCQTYVNRMINASNFAGCYHPAREGVSAMEFDKKGVYLASVTLSGCLTVHDFETLYCSLYGPSCSLPDDSSNYVLHISNQLPLCAVRWNPGNQDEIVCSSSQSDKVSLFDIGYVSSVPTEVLQKGKTKFHALCSESRKGLTDLAFTSDDKSRLFASGLDGAVYMWDRRLSKTHCIELTALPESQFTSVKLNMDNRTVFGATRNGTIHAWDTRGGRASTAFQSHNEVQPLSSVKISTLLGKIASLKEQSNIVSSEILSIDFNPSCSYQLAFHLDDGWSGVLNVNTLSVSHLHCPPPSWLEGVDSVLHKRKATWLSTSSIYAVGSSSNNGMYVLDFHPHTSSACHVDYNEETKGFEENQPAENKFIPLSEGVLSCAVHPLSHNIIAGTEFSSLLMVSQKHEIIRDPE; encoded by the exons ATGGACAAGTTCCTCGTGGCGGCGCCACCTTGTGCCGGCGAGGACCCTGaagcgccaccaccgccgcctcgGAG GTGGCACCGGTGGAGCCGCATCGCCGTTGAGCTGGACGGGCGCATCGACGCCAGGTTCCGGCACAGGGAGTTGCGCCGCCTCCTTGATTCGTACTCTGAG ACTAGGACCTTCGAACACAAGTACTACACGCATGGCGAGCAACGGTGTCAGACATAT GTGAATCGTATGATTAATGCTTCAAATTTTGCTGGGTGTTACCATCCAGCGAG GGAGGGAGTTTCAGCAATGGAATTTGATAAAAAG GGAGTATATCTTGCATCAGTGACACTCTCAGGGTGTTTAACAGTACATGACTTTGAGACTCTATACTGCTCCTTGTAtggcccatcatgta GTTTGCCAGATGACTCATCAAACTATGTGCTCCATATATCAAACCAATTGCCCCTGTGTGCTGTCAGATGGAATCCAGGAAATCAAGATGAG ATTGTTTGCTCATCTAGCCAAAGTGACAAAGTTTCACTATTTGATATCGGTTATGTCTCTTCTGTTCCTACTGAA GTTCTACAGAAAGGGAAGACCAAATTTCACGCTCTCTGCTCTGAATCCCGGAAGGGTTTGACTGATCTAGCTTTCACGTCAGATGATAAGTCACG GCTATTTGCATCTGGGCTTGATGGTGCAGTCTACATGTGGGATAGGCGGCTAAGTAAGACACACTGTATTGAGCTTACAGCACTCCCCGAATCTCAGTTTACCAGTGTCAAGCTAAATATGGATAATCGG ACAGTGTTTGGTGCAACTAGAAATGGCACTATTCATGCTTGGGATACCCGTGGAGGGAGAGCTTCCACTGCTTTTCAAAGCCATAATGAG GTTCAACCATTATCATCAGTGAAGATATCAACGTTGTTGGGCAAAATTGCATCGCTGAAG gaacaatcaaaCATTGTTTCAAGTGAAATTCTATCTATAGATTTTAACCCTAGTTGCTCATACCAGTTGGCCTTCCATCTTGATGATGGCTG GTCTGGAGTCCTCAATGTTAACACTCTCAGTGTGAGCCATCTGCACTGCCCTCCTCCTTCTTGGTT GGAGGGTGTGGACTCTGTGTTGCATAAGCGGAAAGCGACCTGGCTGTCAACATCTTCA ATTTATGCAGTTGGATCTTCCTCCAATAATGGAATGTATGTACTTGATTTTCATCCACATACAAGCTCTGCATGTCATGTGGACTACAA TGAGGAAACAAAAGGCTTCGAAGAAAACCAACCTGCAGAAAACAAGTTTATTCCTTTATCTGAAGGCGTGCTTTCATGTGCAGTCCATCCACTCAGTCATAACATAATTGCTGGAACTGAG TTCTCGTCATTGCTTATGGTATCACAAAAGCATGAGATCATCAGAGATCCAGAGTAG
- the LOC127307357 gene encoding uncharacterized protein — MAEVRIASTTTVADRSSGGFFIRRLVSPGAVVEKGGVKPLARRVPLPSSNKENVPPAWAAWTAPKRRSALPEWYPRTPLRDITSVIKAVERKNRLRDAAARQLQWDEDATSQSGDEAQTDQGFQQSAPPTDETLAVIASGPAASAEAVATTSSAACLAEGTLGVSDGCSLQTPSRPCDPPAPACVVEQQLANSIEQIEKMVRRNLKRVDPKAARPSKTPAVQRRTLMSMR; from the exons ATGGCCGAAGTGAGGATTGCCAGCACGACGACTGTAGCAGATCGCTCTAGTGGTGGATTCTTTATCAGGAGGCTGGTCTCTCCCGGAGCTGTGGTGGAGAAGGGCGGCGTCAAGCCGCTGGCTCGACGAGTTCCATTGCCGTCTAGCAACAAGGAGAACGTGCCACCAGCATGGGCAGCGTGGACTGCGCCGAAGAGGAGGAGTGCTCTGCCCGAGTGGTACCCGAGGACTCCACTCCGCGACATCACATCAGTGATCAAG GCTGTTGAGAGAAAAAATCGCCTGCGAGATGCTGCGGCTCGGCAGCTCCAGTGGGATGAAGACGCCACCTCGCAGTCTGGTGATGAAGCACAAACAGACCAGGGTTTTCAGCAAAGCGCACCACCAACAGATGAGACTCTGGCTGTCATCGCCTCTGGCCCTGCTGCCTCAGCTGAAGCTGTTGCAACGACATCGTCAGCAGCCTGCTTGGCCGAGGGCACACTTGGGGTATCTGATGGCTGCTCCTTGCAGACTCCATCCAGACCGTGTGACCCCCCGGCTCCCGCTTGTGTCGTGGAGCAGCAGCTGGCCAACTCCATAGAACAGATTGAGAAGATGGTGCGCCGGAACCTGAAGCGAGTTGATCCCAAGGCTGCTCGGCCTTCCAAGACCCCGGCTGTGCAGAGGCGCACCCTGATGTCTATGAGATGA
- the LOC127307356 gene encoding uncharacterized protein isoform X2 translates to MDKFLVAAPPCAGEDPEAPPPPPRRWHRWSRIAVELDGRIDARFRHRELRRLLDSYSETRTFEHKYYTHGEQRCQTYVNRMINASNFAGCYHPAREGVSAMEFDKKGVYLASVTLSGCLTVHDFETLYCSLYGPSCSLPDDSSNYVLHISNQLPLCAVRWNPGNQDEIVCSSSQSDKVSLFDIGYVSSVPTEVLQKGKTKFHALCSESRKGLTDLAFTSDDKSRLFASGLDGAVYMWDRRLSKTHCIELTALPESQFTSVKLNMDNRTVFGATRNGTIHAWDTRGGRASTAFQSHNEVQPLSSVKISTLLGKIASLKEQSNIVSSEILSIDFNPSCSYQLAFHLDDGWSGVLNVNTLSVSHLHCPPPSWLEGVDSVLHKRKATWLSTSSIYAVGSSSNNGMYVLDFHPHTSSACHVDYNEETKGFEENQPAENKFIPLSEVLVIAYGITKA, encoded by the exons ATGGACAAGTTCCTCGTGGCGGCGCCACCTTGTGCCGGCGAGGACCCTGaagcgccaccaccgccgcctcgGAG GTGGCACCGGTGGAGCCGCATCGCCGTTGAGCTGGACGGGCGCATCGACGCCAGGTTCCGGCACAGGGAGTTGCGCCGCCTCCTTGATTCGTACTCTGAG ACTAGGACCTTCGAACACAAGTACTACACGCATGGCGAGCAACGGTGTCAGACATAT GTGAATCGTATGATTAATGCTTCAAATTTTGCTGGGTGTTACCATCCAGCGAG GGAGGGAGTTTCAGCAATGGAATTTGATAAAAAG GGAGTATATCTTGCATCAGTGACACTCTCAGGGTGTTTAACAGTACATGACTTTGAGACTCTATACTGCTCCTTGTAtggcccatcatgta GTTTGCCAGATGACTCATCAAACTATGTGCTCCATATATCAAACCAATTGCCCCTGTGTGCTGTCAGATGGAATCCAGGAAATCAAGATGAG ATTGTTTGCTCATCTAGCCAAAGTGACAAAGTTTCACTATTTGATATCGGTTATGTCTCTTCTGTTCCTACTGAA GTTCTACAGAAAGGGAAGACCAAATTTCACGCTCTCTGCTCTGAATCCCGGAAGGGTTTGACTGATCTAGCTTTCACGTCAGATGATAAGTCACG GCTATTTGCATCTGGGCTTGATGGTGCAGTCTACATGTGGGATAGGCGGCTAAGTAAGACACACTGTATTGAGCTTACAGCACTCCCCGAATCTCAGTTTACCAGTGTCAAGCTAAATATGGATAATCGG ACAGTGTTTGGTGCAACTAGAAATGGCACTATTCATGCTTGGGATACCCGTGGAGGGAGAGCTTCCACTGCTTTTCAAAGCCATAATGAG GTTCAACCATTATCATCAGTGAAGATATCAACGTTGTTGGGCAAAATTGCATCGCTGAAG gaacaatcaaaCATTGTTTCAAGTGAAATTCTATCTATAGATTTTAACCCTAGTTGCTCATACCAGTTGGCCTTCCATCTTGATGATGGCTG GTCTGGAGTCCTCAATGTTAACACTCTCAGTGTGAGCCATCTGCACTGCCCTCCTCCTTCTTGGTT GGAGGGTGTGGACTCTGTGTTGCATAAGCGGAAAGCGACCTGGCTGTCAACATCTTCA ATTTATGCAGTTGGATCTTCCTCCAATAATGGAATGTATGTACTTGATTTTCATCCACATACAAGCTCTGCATGTCATGTGGACTACAA TGAGGAAACAAAAGGCTTCGAAGAAAACCAACCTGCAGAAAACAAGTTTATTCCTTTATCTGAAG TTCTCGTCATTGCTTATGGTATCACAAAAGCATGA